The genomic DNA TATATTGTTCTTCTCCAAACTATCCCTAAATTTATAAATAAATGCTTTATCTGGCTTTTCATATTCTCTTTCTTCAACTTTATTTATTGGAATTAAATTTACATGACATAGCATACCTTTTAGGAGCTTAGCTAATGCCTTTGCTTCTTTTTCTGAGTCATTTACCCCTTTTATAAGAGAATATTCAAATGTAACCCTTCTATTTGTCTTTTTTATATAATATCTACATGCATTCAATATTTCTTCAATAGAATAAGCATTTGCTACAGGCATAATTTTTCTTCGTTCTTCATCATATGGTGAATGAAGTGATAAAGCTAAATTTATAGCTATTTCTAAGTCTGCCAACTCATACATTTTAGGTACTATTCCACAAGTTGAAAGAGTTATATGTCTATACCCTATATTAAGACCATTTTTTTCGTTAATTATTTTTAAAAATTGTTTTGTATTTTCAAAGTTATCAAGTGGCTCACCACTCCCCATCAATACAAGATTTGATACCCTCTTACCAGTATCTTCTTGAATTTTAATAACTTGGTCTAAAATTTCCCATGGCTCTAAGTTTCTAATTAATCCATCCATTGTAGATGCACAAAAATTACATCCCATCCTACAACCTACTTGGTTAGAAACACAGACAGTAACTCTACTATCATAATCCATCATCACAGTTTCTATTATATTTCCATCATCTAATAAAAACAAATATTTTTTTGTATTATCTACCTTAGATTCTAACTTTAATTCTATATCTATATGCCCTATACATGAAACCTCTTCTAATTTATTTCTCAAACTTTTTGGTATATTGTTCATATCATCAAAAGTTTTTGCACCCTTATATATCCAAGAGAATATTTGACTTCCTCTAAAGGGCTTTTCATCTATAGTTTTCATAAATTCTTTAAGTTCATCTTCAGTAAAATTTTTTAATACTATCTTTTTCTTTTCCATTCTCTCACTACCTTATTCTCTTTAATTTTGCTATGAAAAAACCATCTATACCATGAATATTAGGATATATCTTTAAATATCCTTTATCTTGATTGTCTAAGTCTACATTTACTGTATCAATTGGAACAAATTCAAAGTTGTGATTTTCTTCAACAAAAGAAGTAACTATATTTATATTCTCCACACCTTGAATTGTACATGTACTATATACTAAAGTTCCACCAACTTTGACATATTTAGATGCATTTTCTAAAATTTTCTTTTGTATAGAAGTGATGTCCTTTAACTCTTCTTCTTTCTTATACTTAATTTCTGGTTTACGTCTTATTATACCAAAACCAGAGCAAGGAACATCTGCTAAAACATAATCAAATTTACTTATACTATTTTCATCAATCTCAGAAGCATCAAATCTTTCTACAAACACATTTTTAAGCCCCAATCTATTTACAGTAGAGTTTATAAGCTTTAGTTTATGCTCAAAAATATCTCTAGCTACTACTTGACCAGTATTGTTCATTAAAGTAGCTAAGTGAGTAGATTTCCCTCCAGGAGCACTACATACATCCAAAATAAATGAACCTTCTTTTGGATTAATTACTTTCCCTACTATCATAGAACTTATATCTTGAATTGTAAATAAACCAGCCTTAAATAATTCATTTTTTTCTATATTTTTCATTTTTTCGACTTTAATAGCTTCTTCTACCATAGGAACTTTTAAACATACAATACCCATTTCACTTAATTTTTCAATAAGCTCTTCTCTACTTATTTTAAGTGTATTCGTTCTTATATAGATACTAGGCTTTTCATTATTTGCTTCCAACAAATCTTCAGCAAATTCTTGTCCAAATTTATCTATCCAGTTTTTTATAATCCAAGAGTTATAGGAATACTTTATAGATAAGTATTTTACACTATCTTCCTCAGTTATGTCCATTATAGTCTCTTTAGCTCTTATTTCATTTCTAAGAATAGCATTTATGAAACCAGAAGATTTTTTATCATATTTCTTAGATAATTTTACAGTTTCATTAACTGCTGCATAATCTGATATACTATCTAAAAATAAAATCTGATATGTTCCCATTCTTAAAAAGATTTTAACATAAGTTGACATTTTTTTTACCTTTATTTTTGAAAGTTTATTGATTATATAATCTAAATAATATTTATTTTCTATTACTCCATAAATTAACTCTGTTGCAAGTCCTCTATCCATATCACTTATTTCTAAATTTTTAAAATGCTTATTTATTGCAATATTTGAATAATTGTCATTTTTTTCTATATCACATAATACTTTAAATCCAACTTCTCTTGCATCCATATAAATTTCTCCCTTTTATTAAACATAAAAAAGGGTTGTTTCTAAACAACCCACTTTACTTTTAGTCATTTCTTCTTTGAGCTATTAGTAACAATCTAAGTAATTGAAGTATTGAAACCAATGCTGCTGCAACATATGTTAAAGCTGCTGCTGAAAGTACTCTTCTACTTTGTCTTGACTCACTTTCATCTATAATACCTAAATTCCCAAGTTGAACGATTGCTCTACTTGAAGCATTAAATTCTACAGGCAATGTTATTATTTGGAATAACACTGAAGCCGAAAACAATAGTATACCAATTTTTAAAAATGGACCAGCCATAATAAATCCTAAAAATATTAAAAACCAAGATATACTTGAAGCAAAATTCACTACTGGTACTAAACTACTTCTTATTTGAAGAGGTGCATAACCTTTAGCATGTTGTATGGCATGACCACACTCATGTGCAGCTACTGCAACAGAAGTTATAGATGTTCCATAATATACATCTTCTGACAACCTTACAGCCTTTCTTCTTGGGTCATAATGGTCACTTAGATGCCCTCTAACCATTTCTATCTTTACATCATACAAACCATTTGAATCAAGTACTCTTCTTGCTGTTTGCTCTCCAGTATATCCTCGACGTGTATTTACTCTTAAATACTTATTTGTTGTTGAACTCACTTTAAATTGTGCATATATAGTAAGTAATATAGCTGGAATTAATACAACCATTGTTGGGTCAAATCCCCAAAAACCGCCATATACAGGGTACATAAATAACACTCTCCTAAAATATATTTTTATTATACATCCTCTTAATATTCACTTAACTTAAAAACAGTTTAATTACAAACTAATATATTTTTTCCTGTTAAAAAGCCTATAGCTTTTTCAATATCCATCATGTCTACATTAGTATTTACACAAGGTCCATTAGGTCTTTTGTTAAATACACCTAAAACAGGAATTTTTTTAATATCTTGTATTCCAGATGTCAAATCTCTTTCACATGCAACAGCTACAACAGCTTTAGGTTTAGTGTCCATTATAATTTTTCTAGCTAGGGTTCCTCCTGTAGCTACAAATATTTTTACATTAGTTTTTTCCTTTAGCTTAATTAATTCTCCTATGTTGCATCTTCCACATTCTTTACAATTATCTATATCATTAGTAACTTTTAATTTACAACTATTCTCTTGAATACAATGAGGTATTAAAATTATTATATCCTCTGGATTAAAATTATATTTATTACTGTATATATATTCATTATTTAACTTTATATATATTCTTCTAATATCACTTTTTGACATACCAAATGATGATGCAATGAAAGATATAATAGGAAATAATCCACTGACAATATTAAAATTTATTTTCATTATATTTGAGTTAACATACTTTCCTTTAATTACTCTATAAGTAACTGCTGTTGAACATAGTATTATAAGTATTAGTGATATTATTATAATATTTATCATCAAGGAGAATATTTGAGTTAAACTTATTATAAAAAAATTAACAACTCCTATCAAAATTCCTAATATTAAAATCAAAATCCCAACACTTGTTAAATACTTCTTTATATCTGTCATACTTTTCACCTAACCCAATACTAAACCAGTTTCTATAGTATTCCCTTTTATATATTCACCAACCAACATTCTCTTTTTATTCGGCATCTGAATTTCTTCAATTAAAAGTACATTATCTATAGTACTTACTTTTATCCCATCTTTGCTTACATCAATTATTGTACCTACATCTTTTGTGCTTTTTTCATCTAACACTTTAGTTTTCCAAACTTTCATTATGACATCATTATAGGTAGTATAAGCACTTGGCCATGGATTTACTCCTCTAACTAAATTGTGTATTTCTCTGGCACTTTTTGAAAAATCTATGTTACCTAATGATTTATTCATTATTGGCGCATAGGAAAATTCTTCATGATTTTGTACTTCTCTTGGAGCATTTCCTTCTTCAATTAATCTTAATGTTTCTTTTAAAGTTTCTGCTCCTATATTCATCATTTTATCATGAAGTTCTCCTGCTGTTATATTTTCATCAAGATTTACTTCTGTCTTTAGTATCATATCTCCAGTATCTAATCCTTCATCCATATACATAGTTGTAACACCAGTCTTTTCTTCACCATTTATTATTACCCAATTTATAGGTGCCGCACCTCTATATTTTGGAAGTAAAGAAACATGAACATTTATACATCCAAGTTTAGGAATCTCTAATATTTCTTTTGGAAGTATCTGTCCAAAAGCTACAACTACTATTACATCTGGATTTAAAGATTTAATTTTATCTATAAATTCTTTATCTCTAGCCTTTACTGGTTGATATACAGGTATATTATTTTCAATTGCCAGTTCTTTTACTGGGCTCATACCTAGTTTTTTACCTCTTCCTTTTGGTTTATCTGGTTGAGTTACAACACCCAATATTTCATACTTCTCATCTATTATTTTTTGTAAACATGGAACTGCTATATCAGGAGTTCCCATAAATACTATTTTCATCAAATCAACTCCTACTACTTTTCTATTTTGTCAACAAATAAAATTCCATCTAAGTGGTCTATCTCATGACAAAATGCTCTAGCTAAAAGCTCTTCTCCCTCTAACTCTATTGTTTCACCATTTCTATTTAAAGCTCTGACCTTTACATAATTTGGTCTTCTAACATTTCCCGCTTCTCCAACAACACTTAAACATCCTTCCTCATCTATTTGCTCCCCAGATGTTTCTATTATTTCAGGATTTATAAGTTCTATAAGATCTTCTCCAATATCTATTACTACTACTCTTTTTAATATTCCAACTTGAGGTGCAGCCAGTCCAACACCATCTGCATCATACATAGTTTCTGCCATATCATCTAATAATTGTATTATCTTTTCATCAATTTTTTCAACCTTTTTTGATTTTTTTCTTAATACTGGTTCTCCTATTTGAACTATTTGTCTTAAAGCCATTATAATTCCTCCTAAATTTATAATACACTGTTTGGATTAATATCTATAGATACATTGATATTCTTATCAAATATCAAATCTCGTTTTGTTATACATATATATTTTATTATACCCTTTAAGAGATTAATTTCAATATTTTCATCTTTAAAGAGTATTTGCCATCTATAATTTTGATTTATTTTTGATATTGAACATGGATTTGGACCTAATATAAATCCTAAATCATTTATACCCCTTTTTTCTAATAAATAAATCAATGATGCATGCATATTTTTTATATTTTTTATCACTAATCTTTCATCTTCACCACTAACAACTACACTTAACATATTATTAAAAGGAGAATATCCAAATGCTTTTCTTATTTTTATCTCATCTTCATAAAAACCCTCATAATCATATTCAATAGCATGCTTAATAGCATAGTGTTCAGTGTCATAAGTCTGAAGTACTACTTTTCCCTCTTTATCAGCTCTCCCTGCTCTTCCAGAGACTTGAGTTATCAATTGAAATGTAGTTTCAAAACTTTTAAAGTCTGGAAAATTTAATATCATGTCTGCAGACAAAATACCTACTAAAGTTACATTCTCAAAATCCAGCCCTTTACTTAACATCTGTGTTCCAATAAGTACATCTGCTTCTTTATCTTTAAATTTATTTAATATCTCATCTAAAGCACCTTTTTTTGAAGTTGTATCTTTATCCATTCTCAAAGTTTTTATATCTGGAAAAATATATTTTAATTCCTCTTCAATTTTTTGAGTTCCAACTCCAAATGGCTTAACATAAGTACTTTTACATTCAGGACACTCTTTTGGAATTTCTTTCTCATATCCACAATAGTGGCATCTTCCAGTATTACTTTTCTTATGATAAGTTAAAGATATATCACAATTTTCACATTGAAACACATATCCACACTTTCTACAAGATACAAAATTTGCATAACCTCTTCTGTTTAAAAATAGTATTACTTGATTATTTTCTTCAATCGCATAACGTATTTCTTTTTGTAATTTCAAACTAAATATACTTCTATTTCCTTTATCTAACTCATCTTTCATGTCTACCACTTCAATGTTTGGAAGAGGCTTATCATTTGCTCTACTTTTTATATTTATAAGTTTGTATTCTCCAGATTTTGCCCTATAATACTCTTCAATTGAGGGCGTTGCTGAACCTAAAATAAGAGTTATATTATTTTTTAATGCCATAAATCTAGCAACTTCTATAGCATTAAATTTTGGATTCTTCTCAGACTTATATGATGACTCATGACATTCATCAATTATTATTAAGCCTAAGGAATTAAAAGGTGCAAATAAAGCTGACCTAGCTCCAATTAACACTCTTACTTTACCTGCTTTGACAGCTTTGTAAACATCATGTTTTTCTCCTTCAGATAGTTTACTGTGGAACACTCCAACTAAATCTCCAAACCTACTCTTTAGCCTATCTATTGTTTGAGGAGTTAATGCTATCTCAGGTACTAAGAATATACTGTCTAAGCCTTGATTTAGAGCAAATTCTATTATTTCCATGTAAACTTCAGTTTTTCCACTTCCAGTTACTCCATGAATTAAGTATGGTTTTTTATCATCTACAAACATATTCGACTTTATCTCATCAACTGCTTCTTGTTGCTCATTGTTTAATTTTATACTTTTTAGTACGGATTTGTAAATACTTTTTGGCTCTCTATAATAATCCTTAAATTCTAGGGTTATTAGCTTTTTCTTACTTAGAGAATTTATACTTTGTTTTGAAGCATTTAATAAATCCAATAAATCATTTATCTCTACATTTTCATTATTTTTAAGAAAACTTAATATCTCTTTTTGTTTACTTCCCACATTTATTTTATTTTGCTCTATATAATCGTCAATCTTATCACTTTCTAAACTCAAAGATATATAACATACTTTCTTTTCATTTTTGTGATTTTTATATTCCCAACATAATTTTATAATTCCATTTTTATTCATTGTGTACAAAGAACTATTTAAGTTTGGTATATATTTTAACTTATCAACCTTAATTTTACCTTTACTATCAATCACTTTCTCTACTATTTCTCTATTTTTATCACTTAAAGTTGATATTTTTTCCTTCAATTCAATATCATTTAATCCACTTAAACTTTCACCTAATAGGACTACTTTATAATTATTTAATTTGTATCCCTTTGGATATATCAAATTTATACATTCTATATAAGTACACAAATATCTATTTTTCATCCAATAAACCAACTCTAAATCTTCTTTTCTAAATATTGGATTTTCATCTAATATATCAATAATTTCTTTTATTTTTATTTTTTCATCTAAGCTATCTGTAAATTGAAATACAAAGGCTTCTGTTGGTTTATTACCTTTTCCAAATGGTACTAATATTCTGTGCCCGATTTTTATTACATCAGATAAAAATACAGGAATTTGATATGTAAATAAATTATCTGTATATATAGTATTACTTCTAACTATTACCTTTGCATATTTTTTCATTATAAAACCTCTACTTAAATTTAATATATTGTTCATATTTTAATATACTTTACAAGATATTAAAATTTCAGAATTTATAAACAATTTCAAGTTATTAATATTAACTTTATTTTAATAATTAACTATTAATTATATTTTATACTTTATGACAAAATAAATGCTGAAAACTACAATTTAACTGACATTTGCGAGTTTTTACTCGCTAAAATTAAATTGCAGCTTTCAGCCACTTTAGCTGTGATAAAATACACAAATATCATATTTAAAAAAGGTCTTATTTCTCAAGCAACGCTTTAACTTTATCTAAAATAACATTGGCTACTTCTTCTTTTTTCATCTTAGGATACTCAGTAATATTTCCCTCTACATCTATTATTTTTACAATATTAGTATCAGCTCTAAAACCAGCACCTTCTTTAGTTAAATCATTTGCCACAATAAAATCTAAATTTTTCTTTTTTATTTTTCCTTTGGCATGTTCTATAAGGTCATTAGTTTCAGCTGCAAATCCAATTAGTATCTTATCTTCTTTTATTTTTCCTATTTCATAAGCAATGTCATAATTTCTACTTAGTTCTATTGATAAATCATCATTCTTCTTTTTAATTTTTTTGTCAGAATAAGTTTTTGGTTTATAATCTGCAACTGCTGCACTTTGAATTACTATTTTATTTTCACTTAAATTTGATACTACTGCTTCATACAAATCTTGTGCTGACTCTATTTGAACAAATTTTTTAAGATTTTGTGGAATAGAAAGATTTGTAGGACCTGATATTAATGTTACATCAGCACCTCTAGCTATAGCTTCTCTTGCTATAGAATATCCCATTTTACCAGAAGACCTATTAGTTAAATATCTTACTGGGTCTATACTCTCTACAGTTGGACCAGCTGTAACTATCATACTTTGACCTTTTAAATCTTGCTCTTTAGTAAGATTAGTCAAAACTTCCTCTACTATTATATCTGGATTAGCTAGTTTACCTGTTCCAATATCTCCACATGCAAGCCTTCCACTTTCCGGTTCAATAAATTTATATCCAAAGCTCTTTAAAGTTTGTATATTTTTTTGAACAATTGGATTTTCATACATATTAGTATTCATAGCTGGTGCTATAAGAACCTGTGCTTTTGTTGCCATAACAGTAGTTGTCAACATATCGTCAGCTATACCATTTGCAATCTTGCCTATAACATTTGCACTTGCTGGCACTATTAAGAATAAATCTGCTTTTTTTGCTAATGATATATGTTCAACTTCCCAAGTTTTTGGTTCTTCAAACATATCTTCTACTACATAATTTTGACTCAGCGATTGAAATGTAAGTGGTTTAACAAATTCTGTTGCTGATTTTGTCATTATAACATGGATATTTGCATTTAGTTTTTTTAACTTACTTACAACATCACAAGCCTTATATGCAGCTATACCGCCACTTATGCCAATTACAACAGTTTTATCTTTTAGCATGACCTTACTCCTCTTCTGAAATTTGTTGGTGTTGCTCAGCATGATGTCTAGCTTCTTCTATCTCTATTTCCTCTTCTGTCAATAATCTATATGTTATTTTTCCACTTGCAACTTCTTTAGTTGCTACACATACAGGCTTTTCCTTAGTTTTATTTGAAACATATGGTTCTTCTCCATCAATTAATTTTCTTGCTCTCTTTGAAACAGTCCCTACTAAATAGTATCTGTTGTCTATTTTTTCTAGTACCTCATTGATAGATGGTTTTAACATAATTATAATTCCTCCTTAAATTTCTCTATTATAATATTTTTATATCTGCTAACTTTATTCTTTTCAGATGATATTATACCTTCTATTTCTTTAGCAGATGTTTTTACATCTTCATTAAATATAAAATAATCATAATCCTTAATCATTTTAATTTCTTCATATGCACAGCTAAATCTCTTCTCTATTTCAGCTTCTGTTTCTGTACCTCTTCCAACAATTCTATTTTTTAATTCTTCAAGTGATGGTGGTAGTACAAATATAAATACTCCCTCTGGGCAAACTTCTTTTATTTGTTTTGCTCCTTGCATTTCAATCTCCAGTAATACATCTTGTCCTTTTTCTAAACATTCCATTATTGCCGCTTTTGGAGTTCCATAAAAATTATCATAAATTTGAGCATACTCCAAAAACTCACCTTTTTCTATCATCTCTTCAAACTTTTCCTTACTTATGAAGAAATAATTTACTCCATCAACTTCTCCAGTTCTGGGTTTTCTTGTAGTAGCTGATACAGAAAGTTTTATTGTATCATTTTCTTTAAGTAGTTCTTTGCAAATAGTACCTTTTCCTGCACCTGATGGTCCTGATACAACTAGCAATAATCCTTTTTTCACAAACATTTAAGCATTCCCCTTCTAATATTGTATTCTTATTCTATATTTTGTATTTGTTCTCTTATTTTTTCCAATTCGCTTTTTACTTCTACTACTAAATTAGTTATATTTATATCAGATGACTTCGAACCTATAGTGTTAGTTTCTCTATTCATCTCTTGTATTAAGAAATCTATTTTTCTACCTATAGAGTCGTCTTTAAATATAGTATTTTTAAGTTGCCCTATATGACTTTTAAATCTAACTATTTCTTCTGTTATACTGCTTTTATCTGCATATATTGCAACTTCTTGTGCTAATCTATTCTCATCTATTATACTTGGGTCATCCAGTAATTCACTTATTCTCAAATTCAATTTTTCTCTATAATCTTCTACAACACTACTTGAGTATTTTTCAATCTCTTCTATATGATTTTTTAATAAATCACATCTCATGGCAATATCTTCAGCTAATTTTTTACCTTCTTCACTTCTCATTTCTCTTAATTTGATTAATGCATCTTCAACTGCTTGATTCAACATTGACCACAATAAATCTTCATCTTCTTCCTTTTCTTCTATTTTCACAATATCAGGAAACTTTGCAACATTCATAACGCTAATATCATCTATAATATCAAATTTATTTTTTATTTCTTTTAGTATGTCTATATACTGAGATGCTAATCCCTCATCAAAATTTAAGTTTACATCTTCTTTGCCTAATAAGTCAAACTTTATGTATAAATCTACTCTTCCTCTTTTTACATAATTTTTTACTAAATTTCTAACTTTATCCTCTAAAAATGAAATTTTTCTTGGAAGACGTATGTTTATATCTGAATACTTATGATTTATCGTTTTACACTCTACTAAAAAGTAATAATTATCATCCTTGTATTCTCCTCTTCCAAAACCAGTCATACTTATAGCCATTAATTAAACCTCCAAAATACCTTCACATATTTTTACTGCTGGACCTGTCATATAAGAGAAATCTCCTACATCTATTTTAACTGTTCCACCTTGAGACGTTACATTTACACTACTTTCTACCATATTAAGTAAATTGCACACTATTGCTGATGCAGTCATACCAGTACCACAACCTAAAGTATATCCACAACCTCTTTCCCAAGTATAAACATGTATATTATACTTATCTTCTACCTTTACAAAATTTACATTCGTTTTTTCAGGAAATATTTTATTATTTTCAATCTCTTTTCCATATTTACAAACATCATCTACATCTAATTCATCTACTATAACTACTGTATGAGGAACCCCCATCAACATAGAAGTAACTTTAAGCTCCCTATCTAAAACCTTTATACTTTCTTGCACAAAACGTTCTTTATTTGTAAGTACAGGAACGTCCTTAGCTATAAAACTTCCTTTTCCCATATTGACTCTTATAGAGTTTATTTCTCTATTGGTAAGATTTATTTTTATATCTTTTATACCATCTAATGTATCTACTGTAAAACTTTCTTTTTTAACTATACAATTATCATAAACAAATTTACAAAAACATCTAAGGCCATTTCCACACATAGCTGCTCTTGAACCATCAGAATTATAATATACCATTTCTACATCTGCAACTTTTGAATCTTTCACAACTAACAATCCATCCGCTCCTACAGAAAATCTTCTATGGCATACTTTTTTTGCTAAAGCAGTATAATCAGATGGATTTATCTGGTCGAATCTTCCATCTATTGCTATAAAATCATTTCCTATTCCATGTAGTTTCCAAAATTTCATAAGTATCGCTCCTTCGTAAATTAACGCTTAAACTATTATAACATAAAAAAATTCCCATAAACTTATAATTTATGGGAAAAGTTTTGTAATGACAACTATAATTTGAGGATGTGAGGGAGAGTTGCCATTACAATTAGGGTAATTATATTATGTTTTTAAGCTAGTTCTTTCTATGTTTATATATTAATATTTCTATATGAATTTTATGTATGTTTTATTTAAACTGTCTATGAATTTTTTAATTAAACATCTGGTAACTAGCTATAATCCTTCTAGTAGATATCTATTAACATACACCTATTAATTCTTTAAGTGTTTTTAAAACATAGTCTAAATCTTCCTTAGTAATATCTACATGAGTTACAAATCTATATTCACCATTTTCCATTTTATTAATTTTTATATTTCTTTCAAAAAATTCTTTTATTAAAACATCCTCTTTTATAATATCTTCACTCATCTTAAAAAATACCATACTTATATCTGGATTAACATTGTTTACTTCAATGCCATCAATTTTATTTAATTCACAAGCTAAATATTTTGCATTTTCATGGTCTTCATTCAATCTTAAAGTCATTTTTTCAATGGCAATTATACCAGCTGCTGCAACTATACCTACTTGTCTCATTCCCCCACCCATAACTTTTTGCTTTCTTCTAGCTTTTGCTATAAATTCTTTACTTCCAGCAAGTATAGAACCCATTGGTGCAGCTAAACCTTTTGACACACAGAACATAACACTATCACAACACTTTGCTATTTCTTTAGCTTCTACACCCAAAGTTAATGCTGCGTTAAATAATCTTGCTCCATCTAAATGTACTGGTAAGTTATGTTTCTCAGCTATTTTTTTAATTTCTCTTAAATTATCAAGACTCACAACTGTTCCACCTGAATATGCATTTTCTACACATATAAGCCCTGTCTGTGGTTCATGTATGTCATCTCTTCTAATTGCCTTTTCAACAAGTTCAGGATTTAGAGCTCCACTTTCGTCTTCATCTATAGTTCTAAGCTGAACTCCAGCTATTACAGCAGGTGCCCCAACCTCATGAGTCACAATGTGATAACCTTTACCAATAATTATTTCTTGCCCTCTTAGGCAATGAGTAAATAGAGCTAATTGATTCCCAAAAGTTCCACTTGGAAGGAAAATAGCATCTTCTTTTCCAACTTTAGCTGCTGCTAATTCTTCAAGTTTATTTACAGTAGGGTCATCTCTAAAGATTGAATCTCCAACAGGAGCCTTTGCCATAGCTTCTCTCATTTCGTCAGTAGGCATAGTAACAGTATCACTTCTTAAATCGATAAATCTCATTTTTTCAACCTTCTTTCATATTTATATACTATAGAACCTTAAAATTGATTTTTTCTGTAAAGTTCATATACTTTCATAGCTTATACTCTACACAATAATTATACTATATTTACTTTATATTTAATCTACTTTAAATTATTAATTTTAAAAATAAAGTTTCCTCTCTAATAAATATAAATAATTATACAATTTAAATATTAATCTCTATTGTTTAAATTCCCCCTAGTCACAAAGCGTATATTATGTGTATAATTAATTTACTGACTCATTTTGGTCAAAGAAAGGGGTGCTATAAATGGCATTAGATGGATTAGTTATACATTCAATAGTCGATGAATTATCATCAAAACTTACAGGTGGAAAAATAGATAAGATACATCAACCTGAAGATGATGAGGTAATTTTTAATATAAGAAATAATAAAGAAAATTTTAGATTGGTTTTAAGTGCAAGTGCCTCAAATCCTAGAGTTTATCTTACAAGTAATTATCAAAAAGAAAACCCTCTAAAAGCGCCTATGTTTTGTATGTTACTTAGAAAATACATACAAGGTGGAAATATAGTAGAAATTTCTCAAATAGGTTTTGAAAGAATAATAAAAATAAGCGTTGAATCTTTAGATGAATTAAAAGAAAAGACAGTTAAAAA from Clostridioides difficile ATCC 9689 = DSM 1296 includes the following:
- the priA gene encoding primosomal protein N' codes for the protein MKKYAKVIVRSNTIYTDNLFTYQIPVFLSDVIKIGHRILVPFGKGNKPTEAFVFQFTDSLDEKIKIKEIIDILDENPIFRKEDLELVYWMKNRYLCTYIECINLIYPKGYKLNNYKVVLLGESLSGLNDIELKEKISTLSDKNREIVEKVIDSKGKIKVDKLKYIPNLNSSLYTMNKNGIIKLCWEYKNHKNEKKVCYISLSLESDKIDDYIEQNKINVGSKQKEILSFLKNNENVEINDLLDLLNASKQSINSLSKKKLITLEFKDYYREPKSIYKSVLKSIKLNNEQQEAVDEIKSNMFVDDKKPYLIHGVTGSGKTEVYMEIIEFALNQGLDSIFLVPEIALTPQTIDRLKSRFGDLVGVFHSKLSEGEKHDVYKAVKAGKVRVLIGARSALFAPFNSLGLIIIDECHESSYKSEKNPKFNAIEVARFMALKNNITLILGSATPSIEEYYRAKSGEYKLINIKSRANDKPLPNIEVVDMKDELDKGNRSIFSLKLQKEIRYAIEENNQVILFLNRRGYANFVSCRKCGYVFQCENCDISLTYHKKSNTGRCHYCGYEKEIPKECPECKSTYVKPFGVGTQKIEEELKYIFPDIKTLRMDKDTTSKKGALDEILNKFKDKEADVLIGTQMLSKGLDFENVTLVGILSADMILNFPDFKSFETTFQLITQVSGRAGRADKEGKVVLQTYDTEHYAIKHAIEYDYEGFYEDEIKIRKAFGYSPFNNMLSVVVSGEDERLVIKNIKNMHASLIYLLEKRGINDLGFILGPNPCSISKINQNYRWQILFKDENIEINLLKGIIKYICITKRDLIFDKNINVSIDINPNSVL
- the coaBC gene encoding bifunctional phosphopantothenoylcysteine decarboxylase/phosphopantothenate--cysteine ligase CoaBC, producing MLKDKTVVIGISGGIAAYKACDVVSKLKKLNANIHVIMTKSATEFVKPLTFQSLSQNYVVEDMFEEPKTWEVEHISLAKKADLFLIVPASANVIGKIANGIADDMLTTTVMATKAQVLIAPAMNTNMYENPIVQKNIQTLKSFGYKFIEPESGRLACGDIGTGKLANPDIIVEEVLTNLTKEQDLKGQSMIVTAGPTVESIDPVRYLTNRSSGKMGYSIAREAIARGADVTLISGPTNLSIPQNLKKFVQIESAQDLYEAVVSNLSENKIVIQSAAVADYKPKTYSDKKIKKKNDDLSIELSRNYDIAYEIGKIKEDKILIGFAAETNDLIEHAKGKIKKKNLDFIVANDLTKEGAGFRADTNIVKIIDVEGNITEYPKMKKEEVANVILDKVKALLEK
- the rpoZ gene encoding DNA-directed RNA polymerase subunit omega, translating into MLKPSINEVLEKIDNRYYLVGTVSKRARKLIDGEEPYVSNKTKEKPVCVATKEVASGKITYRLLTEEEIEIEEARHHAEQHQQISEEE
- the gmk gene encoding guanylate kinase; translated protein: MFVKKGLLLVVSGPSGAGKGTICKELLKENDTIKLSVSATTRKPRTGEVDGVNYFFISKEKFEEMIEKGEFLEYAQIYDNFYGTPKAAIMECLEKGQDVLLEIEMQGAKQIKEVCPEGVFIFVLPPSLEELKNRIVGRGTETEAEIEKRFSCAYEEIKMIKDYDYFIFNEDVKTSAKEIEGIISSEKNKVSRYKNIIIEKFKEEL
- a CDS encoding YicC/YloC family endoribonuclease is translated as MAISMTGFGRGEYKDDNYYFLVECKTINHKYSDINIRLPRKISFLEDKVRNLVKNYVKRGRVDLYIKFDLLGKEDVNLNFDEGLASQYIDILKEIKNKFDIIDDISVMNVAKFPDIVKIEEKEEDEDLLWSMLNQAVEDALIKLREMRSEEGKKLAEDIAMRCDLLKNHIEEIEKYSSSVVEDYREKLNLRISELLDDPSIIDENRLAQEVAIYADKSSITEEIVRFKSHIGQLKNTIFKDDSIGRKIDFLIQEMNRETNTIGSKSSDINITNLVVEVKSELEKIREQIQNIE